One genomic region from Cucumis melo cultivar AY chromosome 9, USDA_Cmelo_AY_1.0, whole genome shotgun sequence encodes:
- the LOC103482639 gene encoding uncharacterized protein LOC103482639: MSFSLQSPPSATIPPSLSPSPSSSSFLQRKLGFSAGLFTPSILISHSPTSLPLTSASSGFSSSLDTGLTSELDAVSSFSQIVPDTVVFDDFERFPPTAATVSSSLLLGICGLPDTIFRNAVDMALADSQCFGLDNPELKYSCIFNKALVNVGGDLAKLVPGRVSTEVDARVAYDTHGIIRKVHDLLKLYNEINVPPERLLFKIPATWQGIEASRLLESEGIQTHLTFVYSFAQAAAAAQAGASVIQIFVGRLRDWARNHSGDPEIEAALKRGEDPGLALVTKAYNYIHKYGYRSKLMAAAVRNKQDLFSLLGVDYIIAPLKVLQSLKESVTTPDDKYSFIRKLSPQSAANYIFSEDEVKKWDQLSLASGMGPAALQLLANGLEGYADQTKRVEELFEKIWPPPNV, translated from the exons ATGTCATTCTCTTTGCAATCTCCGCCATCTGCGACCATTCCCCCGTCGCTGTCGCCGTCGCCCTCCTCCTCTTCCTTCCTTCAG AGAAAATTGGGGTTCTCAGCTGGATTATTCACACCCTCCATTCTAATTTCCCATTCCCCTACATCTCTTCCTTTAACTTCTGCTTCCTCCGGCTTCTCCTCTTCCCTCGACACtg GGTTGACATCTGAGTTAGACGCTGTTTCTAGCTTCAGTCAGATCGTTCCTGACACCGTCGTTTTTGACGATTTCGAGAG GTTTCCTCCTACTGCTGCTACTGTTAGCTCTTCTCTCCTTCTGGGCATATGTGGCCTTCCTGATACCATATTTAGA AATGCGGTTGATATGGCGTTGGCCGATTCTCAATGTTTTGGGCTAGACAACCCCGAATTGAAATATTCCTGTATTTTTAACAAG GCTCTAGTAAATGTTGGTGGTGATTTGGCAAAACTAGTTCCTGGACGTGTTTCAACTGAGGTGGATGCGCGTGTTGCGTATGATACGCATGGCATTATCAGAAAG GTGCATGACCTGCTGAAATTGTACAATGAAATCAATGTTCCTCCTGAGCGGTTGTTGTTCAAAATTCCGGCAACTTGGCAG GGTATTGAGGCCTCAAGATTGTTGGAATCAGAGGGAATACAGACACATTTGACTTTTGTATATAG CTTTGCCCAAGCAGCAGCTGCAGCTCAAGCTGGTGCCTCTGTCATTCAGATTTTTGTTGGTCGTCTACGT GATTGGGCTCGGAATCACTCTGGTGACCCTGAAATAGAAGCTGCACTTAAAAGAGGAGAGGATCCTGGGCTGGCTTTG GTGACAAAGGCTTACAACTACATTCACAAATATGGATACAGATCAAAGTTGATGGCAGCAGCAGTTAGAAATAAGCAAGATTTATTCAGTCTTCTGGG cGTGGATTACATCATTGCTCCATTGAAGGTATTGCAGTCCCTTAAAGAATCAGTTACCACTCCGGATGATAAGTACTCTTTTATTAGGAAACTCTCTCCACAGTCTGCAGCTAATTACATTTTCAGTGAGGACGAG GTAAAAAAATGGGACCAATTAAGCCTTGCATCAGGAATGGGGCCTGCAGCTTTGCAGCTGCTTGCTAATGGATTGGAAGGTTATGCTGACCAAACAAAGCGAGTTGAGGAACTTTTCGAGAAGATTTGGCCACCCCCAAATGTATGA